The following coding sequences lie in one Streptomyces sp. NBC_00510 genomic window:
- a CDS encoding FAD-dependent oxidoreductase translates to MTAYDYIVVGGGTAGCVLAARLSEDGRARVLLLEAGPARAAKRSAAPPRWMRLIGSGMDWGDRTVAQRGAGSAVLPYPRGKALGGSSSINAMVHLRGHRAGYDAWEKAGATGWNFGTLLPYLRRSERAAGRDPEFRGTEGPMRVAPPHRVHPLSPACLSAVQAAGHPISTDLNGRHQQGGGWLDLNIVDGARQSAADAYLRPVLHRPGLTVVTGAQVHRLLLHHGRCTGVEYSRDGVLERAEANLEVVLTAGAVGSPHLLMLSGVGPPDELRSHGIGVEADLREVGSNLHDHPVTVVNFSAARTVPTPTGPAFDAAAALCSTHADTAPDIQVLFLCAPYVPPPLEGAENGYSFVVGLMTPRSRGSVRLAGADPRSAPLVDPNFLSARSDVESLIRGVRMAQEIGSEQVLKVWRKEEVLPGPAAFSHGLLEDYVRRSVGSFYHPGGTCRMGSDDHAVVDPELRVNGVSGLRVADASVMPSAVSAHPNATVLAVAERAADLIRGEGGDGLTGRAAA, encoded by the coding sequence ATGACGGCATACGACTACATCGTCGTCGGTGGCGGGACCGCGGGGTGCGTGCTCGCCGCGCGGCTCTCGGAGGACGGGCGGGCCCGGGTGCTGCTCCTCGAGGCGGGGCCGGCCCGGGCGGCGAAGCGCTCGGCCGCGCCGCCGCGGTGGATGCGGTTGATCGGCAGCGGGATGGACTGGGGCGACCGGACCGTGGCGCAGCGCGGGGCCGGCAGCGCCGTGCTGCCCTATCCGCGCGGGAAGGCGCTGGGCGGATCGAGCAGCATCAACGCCATGGTCCACCTGCGGGGGCACCGGGCCGGCTACGACGCGTGGGAGAAGGCCGGCGCGACCGGCTGGAACTTCGGCACCCTGCTGCCCTACCTGCGCCGCAGCGAGCGGGCGGCGGGGCGCGACCCGGAGTTCCGCGGCACCGAGGGCCCCATGCGGGTCGCGCCGCCGCACCGGGTCCACCCGCTGTCCCCCGCGTGCCTCAGCGCCGTTCAGGCGGCGGGTCACCCCATCAGCACCGACCTCAACGGCCGCCACCAGCAGGGCGGCGGGTGGCTGGACCTGAACATCGTCGACGGGGCCCGGCAGAGCGCCGCCGACGCCTACCTGCGGCCGGTGCTGCACCGGCCGGGCCTGACCGTGGTCACCGGGGCGCAGGTCCACCGGCTCCTGCTGCACCACGGGCGGTGCACGGGCGTGGAGTACAGCCGTGACGGGGTGCTCGAACGGGCCGAGGCCAACCTGGAGGTCGTCCTCACCGCCGGCGCGGTCGGCTCGCCGCACCTGCTCATGCTCTCGGGCGTCGGGCCGCCCGACGAGCTGCGGTCCCACGGCATCGGCGTGGAGGCGGACCTCCGCGAGGTCGGGAGCAATCTGCACGACCACCCCGTCACGGTCGTCAACTTCTCCGCGGCCCGGACGGTGCCCACGCCGACGGGCCCCGCGTTCGACGCCGCCGCGGCCCTGTGCAGCACCCATGCCGACACCGCCCCCGACATCCAGGTGCTGTTCCTGTGCGCGCCGTACGTGCCGCCGCCGCTGGAGGGCGCGGAGAACGGCTACAGCTTCGTGGTGGGCCTGATGACGCCCCGCAGCCGGGGCTCGGTCCGGCTGGCCGGGGCCGACCCGCGCTCCGCGCCGCTGGTCGACCCGAACTTCCTGTCCGCGCGTTCCGACGTGGAGAGCCTGATCAGGGGGGTGCGCATGGCCCAGGAGATCGGCAGCGAGCAGGTGCTGAAGGTATGGCGGAAGGAGGAGGTCCTGCCGGGGCCCGCCGCGTTCAGCCACGGACTCCTGGAGGACTACGTACGGCGCAGCGTCGGCAGTTTCTACCACCCGGGGGGCACCTGCCGCATGGGGTCCGACGACCATGCCGTCGTCGACCCCGAGCTGCGGGTGAACGGGGTGTCCGGGCTGCGGGTCGCCGACGCGTCGGTGATGCCGTCCGCGGTGTCCGCGCACCCCAACGCGACCGTGCTGGCCGTCGCGGAACGGGCGGCCGACCTCATCAGGGGCGAGGGGGGCGACGGCCTGACCGGGCGGGCCGCCGCGTGA
- a CDS encoding serine/threonine-protein phosphatase, giving the protein MLAGLLAESHLMALEQLPAKVAEHAEPAGLAHVTIYLSDLQRHVLRNLAEEGAGECGHRNHSSELRIEGTVPGRAFQYGRLLPAVSACPGKCRWWAPLLGGSERLGLLRVTTEGDDDRTREDVQSLADAVALIVTAKRDYSDAYARTVRTETMNVAAEMQWRLLPPRSYSDGRVVISAALEPAYRVGGDAFDYALDGPLVHLSIFDAMGHDTAAGLTASLAMGASRNARRRHAELVEVTEEIEKVLVEQFEGTRYATGVVARLDTGTGLFEWVNRGHHPPILIRGGRWVAELACSPGDPMGLGLGVAPQVCREQLEPGDRLVFYTDGIPEARTTTGGEFGLSGFLDFLIRHHADRLPLPETLCRLMRRVSDHQVGEFQDDATVLFCAWLGCSPDSTERAAAVAGVPLPLRPTDGAPDPVPAIGGELPGPADVMAQDRRS; this is encoded by the coding sequence ATGCTGGCGGGCCTGCTGGCCGAAAGCCACTTGATGGCCCTGGAACAGTTGCCGGCGAAGGTGGCCGAGCACGCGGAACCCGCCGGCCTCGCCCACGTCACGATCTACCTCTCCGACCTCCAGCGCCATGTGCTGCGCAACCTCGCCGAGGAGGGGGCGGGCGAGTGCGGCCACCGCAACCACAGCTCAGAGTTGCGGATCGAGGGCACGGTGCCCGGCCGCGCCTTCCAGTACGGCCGGCTGCTCCCCGCTGTCTCCGCGTGCCCCGGCAAGTGCCGCTGGTGGGCACCCCTGCTGGGCGGTTCCGAGCGGCTGGGCCTGCTCCGCGTCACCACCGAGGGGGACGACGACCGCACCCGCGAGGACGTGCAGTCGCTGGCCGACGCGGTGGCGCTCATCGTCACCGCCAAGCGCGACTACAGCGACGCGTACGCCCGCACGGTGCGCACCGAGACCATGAACGTGGCCGCCGAGATGCAGTGGCGCCTGCTGCCACCCCGTTCGTACTCGGACGGCCGGGTCGTCATCTCCGCGGCGCTGGAACCCGCCTACCGGGTCGGAGGCGACGCCTTCGACTACGCGCTCGACGGCCCGCTGGTCCATCTGTCGATCTTCGACGCGATGGGGCACGACACGGCGGCCGGCCTGACCGCGAGCCTCGCCATGGGCGCGAGCCGCAACGCCCGCCGCCGCCACGCGGAACTGGTCGAGGTCACCGAGGAGATCGAGAAGGTGCTGGTCGAGCAGTTCGAGGGGACGCGCTACGCCACCGGCGTCGTCGCCCGGCTCGACACGGGCACCGGTCTTTTCGAATGGGTCAACCGCGGCCACCACCCGCCGATCCTCATCCGGGGCGGGCGCTGGGTCGCCGAACTCGCCTGCTCGCCCGGCGACCCCATGGGCCTGGGACTGGGCGTGGCACCGCAGGTGTGCCGTGAGCAACTGGAGCCGGGCGACCGCCTCGTGTTCTACACCGACGGCATCCCGGAGGCCCGTACCACCACCGGCGGGGAGTTCGGGCTCTCCGGATTCCTGGACTTCCTCATCCGCCACCACGCCGACCGGTTGCCCCTCCCCGAGACCCTGTGCCGTCTCATGCGCCGGGTCTCGGACCACCAGGTCGGCGAATTCCAGGACGACGCGACCGTGCTGTTCTGCGCATGGCTGGGCTGCTCCCCGGACAGCACCGAACGGGCGGCGGCCGTCGCCGGGGTACCGCTGCCGTTGCGCCCGACGGACGGAGCCCCGGACCCGGTCCCCGCGATCGGCGGTGAACTCCCCGGACCCGCCGACGTCATGGCGCAGGACCGGCGCTCCTGA
- a CDS encoding SsgA family sporulation/cell division regulator, with amino-acid sequence MRALTEHLSLRLIIGTRRFLDLSADCRYRSDDPYIVRMRFGHGDGADEAEWVLSRELLLAGLAASAGDGDVHVEPGDHAHTLITLAAPGGTAVLQVATGELARFLAATAELVPLGTEGGHIDWDACIAGLLSA; translated from the coding sequence ATGCGAGCACTCACGGAACACCTGTCCCTGCGGCTGATCATCGGGACCCGGCGGTTCCTCGATCTGTCGGCGGACTGCCGGTACCGTTCCGACGACCCCTACATCGTGCGGATGCGCTTCGGCCACGGCGACGGTGCCGACGAGGCGGAGTGGGTGCTCTCCCGCGAGCTGCTGTTGGCCGGGCTCGCGGCCTCCGCCGGGGACGGCGACGTGCACGTCGAACCCGGCGACCACGCCCACACCCTGATCACCCTCGCGGCCCCCGGCGGCACGGCCGTCCTGCAGGTCGCCACAGGTGAACTCGCCCGGTTCCTGGCCGCGACCGCGGAACTCGTCCCGCTCGGCACCGAGGGCGGCCACATCGACTGGGACGCCTGCATCGCAGGGCTCCTCTCGGCCTGA
- a CDS encoding NAD(P)-dependent oxidoreductase: MDVGFIGLGIMGQPMALRLAGSGTPLVVWNRTAARCAPLRAAGAEVADGPGEVFDRARVVVLMLADGAAVDAVLGRGTPDFAARVAGHVVVHMGTTSPAYSRGLEAAVRAAGGRYVEAPVSGSRKPAEAGQLVAMLAGDPAAVEEVRPLLAPMSRESFACGPVPGALLMKLSVNLFLITMVTGLTEAFHFAERQGLDTGQFLSVLDAGPMASAVSRMKAPKLRERDFSAQAAAADVLHNNRLIAEAARASGLASPLLDVCHALFDETVEQGDGRADMVAVLRAIEARTDVAGDLVAEVRGGGVR; this comes from the coding sequence GTGGACGTGGGATTCATCGGCCTGGGGATCATGGGGCAGCCCATGGCGCTCCGTCTGGCCGGTTCGGGGACGCCGCTGGTGGTCTGGAACCGCACCGCCGCCCGGTGCGCCCCGCTGCGCGCGGCCGGGGCCGAGGTCGCGGACGGGCCCGGCGAGGTCTTCGACCGGGCCCGCGTGGTGGTTCTGATGCTCGCCGACGGCGCCGCCGTCGACGCCGTCCTCGGTCGCGGCACCCCGGACTTCGCCGCGCGTGTGGCCGGGCACGTCGTCGTCCACATGGGCACCACCTCGCCCGCGTACTCGCGCGGGCTGGAGGCCGCCGTCCGCGCGGCGGGCGGCCGCTATGTCGAGGCTCCCGTCTCCGGCTCCCGCAAGCCCGCCGAGGCGGGGCAGCTCGTGGCGATGCTCGCCGGGGATCCCGCGGCGGTGGAGGAAGTGCGGCCGCTGCTCGCGCCGATGTCCCGGGAGTCCTTCGCCTGCGGTCCGGTGCCCGGCGCGCTGCTGATGAAGCTTTCGGTCAACCTCTTCCTGATCACGATGGTCACCGGGCTCACCGAGGCGTTCCACTTCGCGGAGCGGCAGGGCCTGGACACCGGGCAGTTCCTCTCCGTCCTGGACGCCGGGCCCATGGCCAGCGCCGTGTCGCGGATGAAGGCGCCCAAGCTGAGGGAGCGCGACTTCTCCGCGCAGGCCGCCGCGGCGGACGTGCTGCACAACAACCGCCTCATCGCCGAGGCGGCCCGCGCGTCCGGCCTGGCCTCGCCGCTGCTGGACGTCTGCCACGCCCTCTTCGACGAGACCGTGGAACAGGGCGACGGACGCGCGGACATGGTGGCCGTCCTGCGGGCGATCGAAGCCCGCACGGACGTCGCCGGCGACCTGGTCGCCGAGGTACGGGGCGGAGGCGTCCGGTGA
- a CDS encoding TetR/AcrR family transcriptional regulator, translated as MTGSERGPRERMVFSAAQLIRRGGVTATGMREVAAHAQAPRGSLQYYFPGGKEQMVNEAVGWAGRYAGNRVARFLAALPEPTPGGLFTAMVGQWTDEFLTSGYDAGCPVAAATVDCAGTSEATRTAAAAAFATWTGPVAGALEEMGVPAGRAASLATLMISAVEGAVVIARAERDVRALTTVARELGPLLDASVAPER; from the coding sequence ATGACCGGTTCCGAGCGGGGTCCCCGCGAGCGCATGGTCTTCAGCGCCGCACAGCTGATCCGCCGCGGCGGCGTCACGGCGACGGGCATGCGCGAGGTCGCCGCCCACGCGCAGGCGCCCCGCGGGTCGCTGCAGTACTACTTCCCTGGCGGCAAGGAACAGATGGTCAACGAGGCCGTCGGCTGGGCCGGCCGCTACGCCGGCAACCGCGTGGCCCGCTTCCTCGCCGCCCTGCCCGAGCCGACTCCCGGCGGGCTGTTCACCGCCATGGTCGGCCAGTGGACGGACGAGTTCCTGACCTCCGGCTACGACGCCGGCTGCCCCGTCGCGGCCGCCACGGTCGACTGCGCCGGGACCTCCGAGGCCACCCGTACCGCGGCGGCCGCCGCCTTCGCGACCTGGACCGGGCCCGTCGCCGGGGCACTGGAGGAGATGGGTGTGCCGGCCGGGCGGGCGGCGTCGCTGGCGACGCTGATGATCAGCGCCGTCGAGGGCGCCGTCGTCATCGCCAGGGCGGAGCGCGACGTACGCGCCCTGACCACCGTGGCCCGTGAACTCGGCCCGCTGCTGGACGCCTCCGTGGCACCGGAGCGCTGA
- a CDS encoding alpha/beta hydrolase — protein sequence MPYATAKDGTQIFFKDWGTGQPVVFSHGWPLTADAWDPQLKWMVDHGFRGVAHDRRGGGRSGQPWEGNDLDTYADDLAAVIEELDLRDVILVGHSTGGGEVTRYMGRHGTGRVAKAVLVGAIPPLMLKTQANPEGLPIEVFDEIREGVATDRSQFYRDLSAAFYGANREGSTVSQGTRDEFWLWSMTVGIKGAYDCVKAFSETDTTEDLKKIDVPTLIVHGDDDQIVPIVAAGAKSSKLVKGAVYKVYEGAPHGLAMVPKFAERFNADLLDFARG from the coding sequence ATGCCGTATGCAACAGCGAAGGACGGGACCCAGATCTTCTTCAAGGACTGGGGGACCGGGCAACCCGTCGTGTTCTCCCACGGATGGCCGCTGACCGCGGACGCCTGGGACCCGCAGTTGAAGTGGATGGTGGACCACGGTTTCCGGGGCGTCGCCCACGACCGTCGTGGCGGTGGGCGTTCCGGTCAGCCCTGGGAGGGCAACGACCTCGACACCTACGCCGACGACCTGGCGGCCGTGATCGAGGAACTCGACCTGCGCGACGTCATCCTGGTCGGGCACTCGACCGGTGGCGGCGAGGTCACCCGCTACATGGGCCGGCACGGGACGGGCAGGGTCGCCAAGGCGGTGCTGGTGGGCGCGATCCCCCCGCTGATGCTGAAGACGCAGGCCAATCCCGAGGGCCTTCCGATCGAGGTCTTCGACGAGATCCGCGAGGGCGTGGCCACGGACAGGTCCCAGTTCTACAGGGACCTCAGCGCCGCGTTCTACGGCGCGAACCGCGAAGGCTCGACCGTCAGCCAGGGCACCCGCGACGAGTTCTGGCTGTGGAGCATGACGGTGGGCATCAAGGGCGCCTACGACTGCGTCAAGGCGTTCTCCGAGACGGACACCACCGAGGACCTCAAGAAGATCGACGTCCCCACGCTGATCGTGCACGGCGACGACGACCAGATCGTGCCCATCGTGGCTGCCGGTGCCAAGAGCTCGAAGCTGGTCAAGGGAGCGGTTTACAAGGTGTACGAGGGAGCCCCGCACGGGCTGGCGATGGTGCCCAAGTTCGCCGAGCGGTTCAACGCCGACCTGCTGGACTTCGCGCGCGGCTGA
- a CDS encoding aromatic acid exporter family protein: MPICDAVTWLARRSRDPVVTLTARATVAATISYVIAVHVSSESAPLTAPLTALLVVQVTLYSTLTTGIRRVNSVVVGVLIAVGFSALVGLTWWSLGLIILAALAIGQFVRVEEFVNEVAISAMLVLGVSQLTEQAWDRVLETLIGAGVGLLLNVLFAPPVWVGTAGASIEDLARRMRHLLLCCAEELDSPAAVERAAARLHEARRLDQDVAEVDAALRRAEDSLRLNPRVREALLSRVVLRTGLDTLEICVVVLRVLARSLTDLAKRRGADEPLFDRDVAVALEELFAHLGGALVSFAVLVTTQVSSNAEEAEARLAAELAAARASREKAADMLLDRVRQHPGAWQLHGSLLAEVDRILDELALEHRSHRLMEELDEAARAQQDRFAVLAGLRLVARGERVRRRRHGRGAPGGETRTGPPPVPSARADRPGRAPGDRSRAARDRSRSG, encoded by the coding sequence ATGCCTATATGTGATGCCGTGACCTGGTTGGCCCGCCGCAGCCGGGACCCGGTGGTCACCCTGACGGCGCGGGCCACCGTCGCCGCGACCATCTCCTACGTGATCGCCGTGCACGTCAGTAGCGAGTCTGCCCCGCTGACGGCGCCGCTCACCGCCCTGCTCGTCGTGCAGGTGACGCTCTACTCCACGCTCACCACCGGCATCCGCCGGGTGAACTCCGTGGTGGTCGGTGTGCTGATCGCCGTCGGGTTCAGCGCGCTGGTCGGCCTGACGTGGTGGAGCCTGGGGCTGATCATCCTCGCGGCGCTGGCCATCGGGCAGTTCGTGCGGGTCGAGGAGTTCGTCAACGAGGTGGCCATCAGCGCGATGCTGGTGCTCGGGGTGAGCCAGTTGACGGAGCAGGCATGGGACCGCGTGCTGGAGACCCTCATCGGGGCAGGGGTGGGCCTGCTGCTCAACGTGCTGTTCGCGCCGCCCGTGTGGGTGGGGACCGCCGGGGCGTCGATCGAGGACCTCGCCCGCCGTATGCGTCATCTCCTGCTGTGCTGCGCCGAGGAACTGGACTCCCCCGCCGCGGTGGAGCGTGCCGCGGCACGGCTGCACGAGGCGCGGCGGCTGGACCAGGACGTCGCCGAGGTGGACGCCGCGCTGCGCCGGGCCGAGGACAGCCTGCGGCTCAATCCCCGGGTCAGGGAAGCGCTGTTGTCGCGGGTGGTGCTGCGGACCGGTCTCGACACCCTGGAGATCTGCGTGGTGGTCCTGCGCGTCCTGGCGCGGTCGCTGACCGATCTCGCCAAGCGGCGCGGCGCGGACGAGCCGCTGTTCGACCGCGATGTGGCGGTCGCCCTGGAGGAGCTCTTCGCCCACCTCGGCGGGGCGCTCGTCAGCTTCGCCGTCCTGGTGACCACGCAGGTCAGCAGCAACGCGGAGGAGGCCGAGGCCCGGCTGGCCGCGGAGCTCGCGGCGGCCCGCGCGAGCCGGGAGAAGGCCGCCGACATGCTGCTCGACCGCGTGCGGCAGCATCCGGGGGCCTGGCAACTGCACGGGTCCCTGCTCGCCGAGGTGGACCGCATCCTGGACGAGCTGGCCCTGGAGCACCGTTCCCACCGGCTGATGGAGGAGCTCGACGAGGCCGCCCGGGCGCAGCAGGACCGCTTCGCCGTGCTGGCCGGGCTCCGGCTGGTGGCCCGCGGTGAACGCGTCCGGCGCCGCCGTCACGGGCGGGGTGCGCCCGGCGGGGAGACGCGGACCGGACCGCCGCCGGTGCCCTCGGCCCGGGCGGACCGGCCGGGCCGGGCGCCGGGGGACCGGAGTCGTGCGGCGCGCGACCGGTCGCGCTCGGGGTGA
- a CDS encoding hemerythrin domain-containing protein: MGHGGNVIAELLADHREVEEIFDRMQSMSTGDPALRELVDEVTIELVRHSVAEEQYLYPAVREHVEGGDRIADKEIADHARIEELLKELEQLPPNDGRFHPLLMRLMDEVTAHVQDEEGTLFPGLSSACSPEALDDLGDKVRRAKSLAPTRPHPAAPHTPPANKLLAPGAGLVDRARDFVSGRGRS; encoded by the coding sequence ATGGGACACGGCGGAAACGTGATCGCTGAGCTGCTGGCCGACCACCGCGAGGTCGAGGAGATCTTCGACCGCATGCAGTCGATGTCGACCGGCGACCCGGCGCTGCGGGAGCTGGTGGACGAGGTGACCATCGAGCTGGTGCGGCACTCGGTGGCGGAGGAGCAGTACCTCTACCCTGCCGTCCGCGAGCACGTCGAGGGCGGGGACCGCATCGCGGACAAGGAGATCGCGGACCACGCCAGGATCGAGGAACTGCTGAAGGAGCTGGAGCAGCTGCCACCGAACGACGGCCGGTTCCACCCCCTGCTGATGCGGCTGATGGACGAGGTCACCGCGCACGTCCAGGACGAGGAGGGCACGCTCTTCCCCGGGCTCAGCAGCGCCTGTTCCCCCGAGGCGCTCGACGACCTGGGCGACAAGGTGCGCCGCGCCAAGTCCCTCGCCCCCACCCGGCCCCACCCGGCGGCACCGCACACCCCTCCCGCCAACAAGCTCCTCGCCCCGGGCGCGGGCCTCGTCGACCGGGCCCGCGACTTCGTGAGCGGCCGCGGCCGGTCCTGA